From Canis lupus familiaris isolate Mischka breed German Shepherd chromosome 16, alternate assembly UU_Cfam_GSD_1.0, whole genome shotgun sequence, one genomic window encodes:
- the LOC102156557 gene encoding LOW QUALITY PROTEIN: G patch domain-containing protein 11-like (The sequence of the model RefSeq protein was modified relative to this genomic sequence to represent the inferred CDS: substituted 1 base at 1 genomic stop codon) encodes MKLNTAEEEDYMSDSFINVHXCPMSIRPGLPMLRQIREARRKEEKQQEANLKNRQKSLKEEEQERRDIGLKNALGCENKGFTLLQKMGYKSGQPLGKSGDGIVEPIPLNVKTGKSGLGHEALLKQKAEETLESCRRKIHMKNQAEETAAEQFRLRLKYKQDEVKLEGDLKRSQQACRQLDTQKNIQVPREAWYWLGLEEETDEEEKKEQDEDDYKSEDLSILEKLQILTGYLREEHLYCIWCGTASEDKEDLSSNCPGPTAADHD; translated from the coding sequence ATGAAGTTGAACACGGCAGAAGAAGAGGACTATATGTCTGATTCCTTCATTAATGTCCATTAATGTCCAATGTCCATTAGACCAGGATTGCCAATGCTAAGGCAGATCCGAGAAGCCCGTcggaaagaagaaaagcaacaggaagccaatttgaaaaacaggcagaagagtttaaaagaagaagaacaagaaagacGTGACATTGGGTTGAAGAATGCTCTAGGCTGTGAAAACAAAGGGTTTACCTTGCTGCAAAAGATGGGATATAAAAGTGGTCAGCCCCTTGGCAAGAGTGGAGATGGTATTGTTGAGCCAATCCCCCTTAACGTCAAAACAGGAAAAAGCGGCCTTGGTCATGAGGCATTACTgaaacagaaagcagaggaaaCACTAGAAAGTTGTAGGAGAAAGATTCACATGAAAAACCAAGCTGAAGAAACAGCTGCAGAGCAGTTTCGACTGCGACTTAAATATAAGCAAGATGAAGTGAAGCTGGAAGGGGACCTGAAAAGAAGCCAGCAAGCCTGCCGGCAGTTGGATACACAGAAGAACATTCAGGTTCCCAGGGAAGCATGGTACTGGTTAGGGCTTGAAGAGGAGACTGacgaagaggagaaaaaagagcaagATGAAGATGACTATAAAAGTGAAGACTTAAGTATActggaaaaattacaaatactgaCTGGTTATTTAAGAGAAGAACATCTGTATTGTATTTGGTGTGGAACAGCCTCTGAAGATAAAGAAGACCTCTCTTCAAATTGCCCAGGACCAACTGCTGCAGATCACGACTAA